A region of the Dickeya chrysanthemi NCPPB 402 genome:
TATAAAACGATTCCGGGCCGCCGAACGACTGCTGCAACGCGGGGTCGATGCCGTAGGAGAGGCGCGGCGGTTCGGTATGCAGCACCTGACGACCGTGTGGTGCCGACAGCGGCTCCGTACGATACGGATTCGGCTCATCCAGCCCCAACGGCGTGCCGCCGGATTCCAACTGGCGGAACCCTGCCGCATCGACATGGGTGCTGGCGGTAGTCAGCGGGCCGCTACGCGTCACGATATGGTAGTCGGTGACGTTGTCCGGCAGATTATTCGCCAGCACCGTCGCCGCCCGGCGGCTGGCGTCGGCGTCATCAGGGTATTTGTACTGATCAGCCACCACTGTGACCTGATTATCGTCCGCATAAATATCCGGCTGTGCAAAACCGGCTTTGTCATCCAGTTCGCGGGAAATGCGCTGCCAGTCGGTACCGCCCCGGCTATTCTTCGCCGGCAAGTACACCGGCGGCTCATCATCCGGGTGCTGTGGCCTGATATGATTGAAGTTGGTACGCAGTGTAAATCCCCACATCAGCGTATTGCCGCGCTCCCACGACAGCGACGTATCCAGCCAGTCGGTAGCACGGTACACCAGGCCGACGTTAACCGGCGAATCCTGCTTGATATGCTGCGATACCGGTCGCGTTAGATCCGCCGCCTCCTGACTATAATCATTGCCGTCATACTCCAGCTTGACCCGTAGCGGATCCCACGGCGTTTGGTATTCCAGCCCGGCAAACAGCGCCGCCGGCCCGTGGAAAAAGTTCTTCACCGCGAACTGTCCGGTGGTGGTCGAGGCCGTGCGGGTACAGAATCCCGACGCCAGCCGACAGGCCGGGTTGGTGATATTGCCGCTCTGCGCCATGTTGCCCCACCCCATACCCAGCGTGAAATCAAACGGCCCCCAGCGCTTGCTGGCTACCAGATATTCGCTGTCGAACAAGCCGGTACCGGCGATATCGCGCAAACCAAGCGACACCTGCGGCAGCCAGCGGCTTTCCTGCCACAGACGCGCTTTGACGTCAAAGCTCTTATCTTTGTAGGTCTGGTTGCCGCTGAAGCCGGGCGAGTTGCTGTAAGGCCGGGTACGGATATCGGTATAACGCAGCGTCGCCTCCAGCCAGTCGAGCGGCTGCAACGAAATGGCATAACGGCGATACTCCTGATTATCACGATAGCTGGCGCTAAATTCGCCGTTATCCGCCATACGCGCCGTCGGCATCTGCCATAACCCGACGCCGCCGACATCCATCTGCGACACGCCGGCGGGCTGATAATAACCGCTGCGATTCGCCGCATCCTGGTTATTCGCTTC
Encoded here:
- a CDS encoding YjbH domain-containing protein — its product is MANNRTFKLSCLSLAIGGTLGASSIWAAEANNQDAANRSGYYQPAGVSQMDVGGVGLWQMPTARMADNGEFSASYRDNQEYRRYAISLQPLDWLEATLRYTDIRTRPYSNSPGFSGNQTYKDKSFDVKARLWQESRWLPQVSLGLRDIAGTGLFDSEYLVASKRWGPFDFTLGMGWGNMAQSGNITNPACRLASGFCTRTASTTTGQFAVKNFFHGPAALFAGLEYQTPWDPLRVKLEYDGNDYSQEAADLTRPVSQHIKQDSPVNVGLVYRATDWLDTSLSWERGNTLMWGFTLRTNFNHIRPQHPDDEPPVYLPAKNSRGGTDWQRISRELDDKAGFAQPDIYADDNQVTVVADQYKYPDDADASRRAATVLANNLPDNVTDYHIVTRSGPLTTASTHVDAAGFRQLESGGTPLGLDEPNPYRTEPLSAPHGRQVLHTEPPRLSYGIDPALQQSFGGPESFYMYQLSANASADYRITDNWRLGGTVNVNLLNNYDQFNFKSPPQDGAALPRVRTHIREYVTASDVLLTNLQLSRYDHPARDWYTQVYGGYLEMMYAGVGGEVLYRPFGSNWAVGMDVNYVKQRDWDSPQRLRDYSVTTGHLTTYWSLPFVKGGLAKISVGRYLAGDKGVTLDLSRRFDSGIVAGAFATVTNVSASEYGEGSFTKGIYFTIPFDLLFSSPTTRRGSIGWVPLTRDGGQMLDRRDVLYNMVERE